A stretch of Chitinophaga caeni DNA encodes these proteins:
- a CDS encoding phosphoadenylyl-sulfate reductase, which produces MQELDSLLADQPSIAETIARLTREFPGQVAFSSSFGQEDQVIADIIWKNNLPVRVFTLDTGRLFQETYDVMDLTRARYKQPFEVYFPRTEAVEQLVQEKGLNSFYDSVENRKECCFIRKVEPLNRALQGVKVWITGLRAEQSDNRHDMKPIEWDEHRQLYKYNPLIDWSYERMLEYLDQHNVPFNKLHHKGFISIGCAPCTRAIEPGEHPRAGRWWWEQSHKECGLHG; this is translated from the coding sequence CCATAGCGGAAACGATTGCCAGGTTGACCCGGGAATTTCCCGGCCAGGTGGCATTTTCGTCTTCATTCGGGCAGGAAGACCAGGTAATTGCGGATATCATCTGGAAGAACAACTTACCGGTAAGGGTATTTACCCTGGACACGGGTCGCTTGTTCCAAGAAACATACGATGTCATGGACCTCACCCGTGCGAGGTATAAACAGCCCTTCGAGGTGTATTTCCCCCGGACGGAAGCCGTGGAGCAACTCGTGCAAGAAAAAGGGCTGAACAGTTTTTACGATTCCGTGGAAAACAGGAAAGAATGCTGTTTCATCCGCAAGGTGGAACCACTCAACCGGGCATTGCAAGGGGTGAAAGTTTGGATTACTGGCCTGCGGGCGGAACAATCCGATAACAGGCATGATATGAAACCCATTGAATGGGATGAACACCGCCAACTTTATAAATACAATCCCCTGATCGATTGGTCATACGAACGAATGTTGGAATACTTAGACCAGCATAATGTTCCGTTCAACAAATTACATCACAAAGGATTTATCAGCATCGGTTGTGCCCCCTGTACCAGGGCTATCGAACCGGGAGAACACCCCAGGGCAGGCAGGTGGTGGTGGGAACAATCGCATAAAGAGTGCGGGCTCCACGGTTAA